The following coding sequences are from one Paenibacillus stellifer window:
- a CDS encoding thiamine phosphate synthase: protein MRPEIHLVSQGDMNLESLLAIAAGVHPFVDFIHLREKRITAKELLRLVEEMAEHGVPLGKMIVNDRLDVALASGAGGVQLAGHSLPASAARRIAPGIRLGCSVHSPEEAALAAREGADFCLYGHVYASASKPGLPARGIGGLQAAVRACPAPVIAIGGIGPELAGEVLRTGAAGFAVLSGICGAEDPVSAARAYREAAEAAMKGEAAEAAMKEITEGDVGVEGGN, encoded by the coding sequence ATGCGTCCCGAGATCCATCTGGTGTCCCAAGGAGACATGAACCTCGAATCTCTTCTTGCGATTGCCGCCGGGGTACATCCTTTCGTGGATTTTATTCATTTGCGGGAAAAAAGAATCACTGCGAAGGAGCTGCTTCGGCTTGTGGAGGAAATGGCAGAGCACGGCGTTCCGCTCGGAAAAATGATCGTGAACGACCGGCTGGATGTCGCGCTGGCCTCCGGGGCGGGAGGTGTGCAGCTTGCCGGACACAGCCTGCCGGCCTCAGCAGCAAGGAGGATTGCTCCCGGCATCCGCCTGGGATGCTCTGTTCATTCGCCGGAAGAGGCGGCCTTGGCGGCAAGGGAAGGAGCGGATTTCTGCCTGTACGGCCATGTCTATGCCTCGGCGAGCAAGCCCGGTCTTCCTGCGAGAGGGATTGGCGGACTTCAGGCAGCGGTTCGCGCCTGTCCGGCTCCCGTCATCGCCATCGGCGGTATCGGGCCGGAGCTGGCGGGAGAAGTGCTGCGTACAGGAGCGGCCGGGTTCGCGGTTCTGTCCGGCATTTGCGGGGCTGAAGATCCGGTGTCGGCAGCGAGAGCTTACCGTGAGGCGGCGGAGGCCGCAATGAAGGGTGAGGCAGCGGAGGCTGCAATGAAGGAAATTACGGAAGGAGATGTTGGCGTTGAAGGTGGTAATTAA
- the thiS gene encoding sulfur carrier protein ThiS: MLALKVVINGEETLLPEECGTLAGLLRLPEWKDRRLVVELNGEIVSREEYDQLSLNNGDRIELVHFVGGG; the protein is encoded by the coding sequence ATGTTGGCGTTGAAGGTGGTAATTAACGGAGAGGAAACCTTGCTCCCTGAGGAATGCGGGACGCTAGCCGGGCTTCTCCGGCTTCCGGAATGGAAGGACCGGAGACTGGTTGTGGAATTGAACGGAGAGATCGTCAGCCGGGAGGAATATGACCAACTGTCGCTTAACAATGGCGACCGGATCGAGCTGGTGCATTTTGTGGGGGGAGGCTGA
- a CDS encoding ThiF family adenylyltransferase, whose protein sequence is MSMKPDEESRYSRQERFYGIGAEGQRRLAEKKVLIVGAGALGSACAETMVRSGVGRVTLVDRDYVEWSNLQRQNLYDEADAAEHMPKAAAAARRLRSVNSAVEVEGIVADITAGDIALYMDGVDLVLDASDNFEVRMILNDITAKMDIPWIYGACTGSYGLSMTIVPGQSACLHCLMDGIPGGTDTCDTAGIIGPAVQMTAAFQTAEALKWLSGRTEALRGTLVSFDLWTNRHSSVRTDKLKRADCPSCGTSRTYPYLSAASHTRTAVLCGRDTVQISPPAPLKLDLEEWGRRLAPYGRVERNPFMLSFTADHRRLAVFPDGRVLVHGTGDPAEARSLYHRYFG, encoded by the coding sequence ATGAGCATGAAACCTGATGAGGAGAGCCGTTACAGCAGGCAGGAGCGCTTCTATGGAATCGGCGCCGAAGGCCAGCGCAGACTGGCGGAGAAGAAGGTCTTGATCGTTGGAGCGGGCGCTCTAGGCTCGGCATGTGCGGAGACGATGGTCCGCTCGGGGGTAGGCCGCGTTACGCTCGTTGACCGCGATTATGTGGAGTGGAGCAATTTGCAGCGGCAGAATTTATATGACGAGGCGGATGCCGCCGAGCATATGCCGAAAGCGGCTGCGGCCGCGCGAAGGCTGCGGAGTGTCAATTCGGCGGTTGAAGTGGAGGGCATCGTCGCCGATATTACAGCGGGTGACATCGCTCTCTATATGGACGGCGTCGATCTTGTTCTGGACGCCTCCGACAATTTTGAGGTTCGGATGATTCTGAACGATATTACCGCCAAAATGGACATCCCCTGGATATACGGAGCCTGTACCGGCAGCTATGGGCTGTCGATGACAATCGTCCCAGGGCAGAGCGCCTGTCTGCATTGTCTGATGGACGGAATACCCGGAGGGACGGATACATGCGATACGGCAGGCATTATCGGACCTGCCGTACAGATGACCGCCGCTTTTCAGACTGCCGAGGCGCTGAAATGGCTGTCAGGCCGTACGGAAGCGCTGCGGGGCACGTTGGTCTCCTTCGACCTGTGGACGAACCGTCACTCGTCCGTCCGCACGGACAAGCTGAAGCGAGCCGATTGTCCGTCTTGCGGGACGAGCCGGACCTATCCGTATCTGTCTGCAGCCTCCCACACCAGGACGGCTGTCCTGTGCGGACGGGATACGGTGCAGATTTCTCCGCCCGCGCCGCTCAAGCTGGACCTGGAGGAGTGGGGAAGACGGCTGGCTCCTTATGGAAGAGTGGAGCGGAATCCGTTCATGCTTTCTTTTACAGCGGATCACCGCCGGCTGGCGGTGTTTCCGGACGGACGCGTCCTCGTTCACGGAACCGGCGATCCGGCGGAGGCGCGTTCGCTGTATCATCGCTATTTCGGGTAA
- a CDS encoding thiazole synthase, translating into MSQDLFHIGGKSLSSRLFIGTGKYSRNTLIPEVVEASGSEVITVALRRIDPASREENILTHIPPHMTLLPNTSGARTAEEAVRIARLARAAGMGNWVKIEVINDQKYLLPDNLETVKATEILAAEGFIVLPYMSPDLSAALRLRDVGAAAVMPLGAPIGSNRGLKTKELVGILIEEAGLPVIVDAGIGRPSEAAEAMEMGAAAVLLNTAIATARDPLLMAEAFRGAVASGRQAYLAGLGAVRNAAEASSPLTGFLSV; encoded by the coding sequence ATGTCACAGGATCTCTTTCATATCGGCGGCAAAAGCCTGAGCAGCCGCCTGTTCATCGGCACAGGCAAGTACAGCCGCAATACGCTGATTCCGGAGGTTGTGGAAGCCTCCGGATCGGAGGTCATTACCGTAGCTCTCCGGAGAATCGATCCCGCTTCCCGTGAGGAAAATATTCTTACGCATATTCCTCCTCATATGACACTGCTTCCGAACACGTCCGGAGCGCGAACTGCGGAGGAGGCGGTGCGCATCGCACGGCTGGCAAGAGCCGCCGGTATGGGGAATTGGGTGAAGATCGAAGTGATCAATGATCAGAAGTATCTCCTGCCGGACAATCTGGAGACGGTCAAGGCTACGGAAATTCTGGCGGCGGAAGGCTTCATCGTGCTGCCCTATATGAGCCCCGATCTGTCGGCAGCGCTCCGGCTGAGAGATGTCGGCGCCGCAGCGGTCATGCCGCTGGGCGCTCCCATCGGCAGCAACCGGGGGCTTAAGACGAAGGAACTGGTCGGCATCCTGATCGAAGAGGCCGGACTGCCAGTCATTGTGGACGCCGGTATCGGCCGCCCGTCCGAGGCGGCCGAGGCGATGGAGATGGGCGCCGCCGCTGTGCTGCTTAACACGGCGATTGCCACCGCCCGCGATCCGCTTCTGATGGCCGAAGCGTTCCGCGGCGCCGTCGCTTCGGGACGGCAGGCTTATCTGGCAGGCCTTGGCGCGGTCCGGAATGCGGCCGAGGCTTCCTCGCCGCTGACCGGATTCCTGAGCGTTTAG
- the thiH gene encoding 2-iminoacetate synthase ThiH, whose amino-acid sequence MSFYDTLLKLESMPLGEQSGQYGRNDVERALSREKLDPEDLLALLSPAAVPYLEEMAQKAHRITRAHFGYAVQLFTPMYVADYCVNQCTYCSFSVEHDFARKKLTMEEVDREASAIAATGLRHILLLTGESRKDSPVSYVKECAGVLRRHFSSVSIEVNPLSLEEYRELAACGVDGLTMFQEVYDRETYARLHVKGPKRNFRARLDAPERGCQAGFRSVTIGALLGLSDWRREAFMTAMHARYLQDRYPGTEISIAPPRFRPYLGSFSPESDVTDRALVQIILAYRLFLPRSGLTLSTREPAALRDRLVHLGITKISAGVTTEVGGHTGGGGTPQFEISDERSVPEIREMLYRSGLQPVFKDWDILAEAPV is encoded by the coding sequence ATGAGCTTTTACGATACCCTTCTGAAGCTGGAAAGTATGCCGCTCGGTGAGCAATCCGGACAATATGGAAGAAATGATGTGGAACGGGCGTTGTCCCGCGAGAAGCTGGACCCGGAGGATCTTCTAGCCCTCTTGTCTCCGGCGGCTGTCCCGTATCTGGAGGAAATGGCCCAGAAGGCGCACCGTATTACCCGTGCTCATTTCGGCTACGCCGTCCAGCTGTTCACGCCGATGTACGTGGCGGATTATTGTGTCAATCAATGCACCTACTGCAGCTTCAGCGTTGAGCATGATTTTGCGCGGAAGAAGCTGACGATGGAGGAGGTCGATCGCGAGGCGTCTGCGATTGCCGCGACAGGCCTAAGGCATATTCTCCTGCTGACAGGTGAATCCCGGAAGGATTCGCCTGTCAGTTATGTCAAGGAATGCGCGGGGGTTCTACGCAGGCATTTCTCGTCTGTAAGCATTGAGGTCAACCCGCTGTCGCTTGAGGAATACCGTGAGCTCGCGGCATGCGGAGTTGACGGGCTTACCATGTTCCAGGAGGTGTACGACCGGGAGACCTATGCCCGTCTGCATGTTAAAGGGCCGAAGCGGAACTTCAGAGCCCGGCTGGACGCGCCGGAGCGCGGCTGCCAGGCCGGATTCCGCTCCGTGACCATCGGCGCGCTGCTCGGTCTGTCCGACTGGCGCCGCGAAGCGTTCATGACGGCCATGCATGCCCGGTATCTCCAGGACCGCTATCCGGGAACCGAGATTAGCATTGCACCTCCCCGTTTCCGTCCATACCTGGGCAGCTTCAGTCCGGAATCGGATGTAACGGACCGCGCGCTCGTGCAGATTATCCTTGCCTACCGTCTATTCCTGCCCCGTTCGGGCCTTACTCTGTCGACCCGCGAACCCGCTGCGCTGCGGGACCGGCTGGTGCATCTGGGCATCACGAAAATCTCGGCGGGAGTGACGACGGAGGTGGGCGGCCATACAGGAGGCGGGGGCACGCCGCAGTTCGAGATTTCCGATGAACGGAGCGTGCCGGAAATCCGGGAGATGCTGTACCGGAGCGGCCTTCAGCCGGTGTTCAAGGATTGGGACATCCTGGCCGAAGCACCGGTCTGA
- a CDS encoding FumA C-terminus/TtdB family hydratase beta subunit, translating to MRRFEDSLYELIVETSTNLPGDVRRAIAEGRSREDRASRSGLALATIAQNIGMAEMEVSPICQDTGMPTFIIHTPVGVNQLAIKRDIEAAVRKATKEGKLRPNSVDSLTGANSGDNLGGGTPVVHFEQWEEDQIDVRLILKGGGCENKNIQYSLPAELEGLGKAGRDLDGIRKCILHAVYQAQGQGCSAGFIGVGIGGDRASGYELAKKQLFRKTGDTNPVPELAELEDYVLEHANELGIGTMGFGGEVTLLGCKIGVMNRLPASFFVSVAYNCWAFRRQGLLLDAGTGEIREWLYERGTGISVEEEGAATEAAAEAAPEAVPDAPPSREVRLTTPISEEDIRSLRVGDVVILSGEMHTGRDALHKHLIDHDSPVDLGGGVIYHCGPVMLNDEAGWHVKAAGPTTSIREEPYQADIIRKFGIRAVIGKGGMGAKTLQALGEHGAVYLNAIGGAAQYYAECIKNVNGADFMEFGIPEAMWHLQVEGFAAIVTMDSHGGSLHADVEKNSAEKLAAFREPVFK from the coding sequence ATGCGGCGGTTTGAAGACAGCCTGTACGAACTGATTGTTGAAACATCCACCAACCTGCCGGGCGATGTACGCCGGGCGATAGCCGAGGGGCGCAGCCGGGAAGACCGGGCCTCGCGCTCGGGCCTTGCGCTCGCGACCATCGCGCAGAATATTGGCATGGCAGAGATGGAGGTATCGCCGATCTGCCAGGATACAGGCATGCCTACCTTTATCATCCATACGCCGGTGGGCGTCAATCAGCTTGCGATCAAGCGGGATATCGAAGCCGCCGTCCGGAAAGCGACGAAGGAAGGCAAGCTGCGGCCGAATTCCGTCGATTCGCTGACCGGGGCGAACAGCGGCGATAATCTGGGCGGGGGAACGCCGGTCGTCCATTTTGAACAGTGGGAAGAAGATCAAATCGATGTCCGCCTGATTCTAAAGGGTGGCGGCTGCGAGAACAAGAATATCCAGTACAGCCTTCCCGCTGAGCTCGAAGGCTTGGGCAAGGCCGGACGCGACCTGGACGGCATCCGCAAGTGCATTTTACACGCTGTGTATCAGGCTCAAGGCCAAGGCTGTAGCGCCGGCTTCATCGGCGTGGGCATCGGTGGCGACCGGGCCTCGGGCTATGAGCTTGCCAAGAAGCAACTGTTCCGGAAGACGGGCGATACGAACCCGGTGCCGGAGCTGGCCGAGCTGGAGGACTACGTACTGGAGCATGCCAATGAGCTCGGTATCGGAACGATGGGCTTCGGTGGTGAAGTGACGCTGCTGGGCTGCAAAATCGGCGTGATGAACCGGCTGCCGGCCAGTTTCTTCGTCTCCGTGGCGTATAACTGCTGGGCGTTCCGGCGCCAGGGGTTGCTGCTCGACGCCGGGACCGGTGAAATCCGCGAGTGGCTGTACGAACGCGGAACAGGCATTTCCGTCGAGGAGGAAGGAGCGGCAACCGAAGCCGCAGCGGAGGCAGCGCCGGAAGCGGTACCTGATGCGCCTCCTTCCCGCGAGGTCCGGCTGACCACGCCGATTAGTGAAGAGGACATCCGCTCCCTCCGCGTCGGGGATGTGGTCATTCTCTCGGGTGAAATGCACACCGGACGCGATGCGCTGCATAAGCATCTCATCGATCACGACTCCCCGGTGGACCTCGGCGGGGGCGTCATCTACCACTGCGGCCCCGTCATGCTGAACGATGAGGCTGGCTGGCATGTGAAGGCAGCGGGACCGACGACGAGCATCCGCGAGGAGCCGTATCAGGCCGACATTATCCGCAAATTCGGCATCCGGGCCGTCATCGGCAAGGGCGGCATGGGAGCGAAGACGCTTCAGGCGCTGGGCGAGCATGGCGCCGTCTATTTGAATGCGATCGGCGGAGCGGCCCAGTATTACGCCGAATGCATCAAGAACGTGAACGGCGCCGATTTCATGGAGTTCGGCATTCCGGAGGCGATGTGGCATCTGCAGGTCGAGGGCTTTGCGGCGATCGTCACTATGGATTCGCACGGCGGCAGCTTGCATGCGGATGTCGAGAAGAATTCGGCCGAGAAGCTCGCCGCATTCCGCGAGCCGGTGTTTAAGTAA